The following proteins are encoded in a genomic region of Mycobacteriales bacterium:
- a CDS encoding YibE/F family protein: MHDHGTPAPPADRRGRLLLTALLLPCLLVTLVSLVVLWPAERTRAADADQFVPDAVVAARVVEVREVDCGSVEAEGRCQQVAFELNGGERQEVEVDPGAGQPRLVVGDAVKLAKYVDVAGLETYALVDFQRDRPLLLLGLLTAVVVVAVARWRGLAAILGVGVTAVGVVVFVLPAILEGSSPIAVALTASSALLFVVLYLAHGLSARTSAALVGTLLSLGICAALSSLSVDLTRITGLSSEETVALQGFAAGVDVRELLLCGFVIGALGVLNDVTITQSSAVFELRASDPLASRLAVYRRAMRIGRDHIASSVYTLVFAYAGAALPLLLVFTLLDRPVGQVLTGDLIAVELVRTAVGTIGLVLSVPITTAVASLVAGQAGAQARTAKATTLSR; encoded by the coding sequence GTGCACGACCACGGGACGCCCGCGCCCCCGGCTGACCGGCGGGGCAGGCTGCTGCTCACCGCGCTGCTCCTGCCGTGCCTGCTCGTCACGCTCGTCTCGCTCGTCGTGCTGTGGCCCGCCGAGCGGACCCGCGCCGCCGACGCCGACCAGTTCGTGCCCGACGCCGTCGTCGCCGCCCGCGTCGTCGAGGTGCGGGAGGTCGACTGCGGCTCGGTGGAGGCGGAGGGGCGCTGCCAGCAGGTGGCCTTCGAGCTCAACGGTGGTGAGCGTCAGGAGGTCGAGGTCGACCCCGGTGCGGGCCAGCCGCGGCTGGTGGTCGGCGACGCGGTGAAGCTCGCGAAGTACGTCGACGTGGCCGGTCTCGAGACCTACGCGCTGGTCGACTTCCAGCGCGACCGGCCGCTGCTCCTGCTCGGCCTGCTCACCGCGGTGGTCGTCGTCGCGGTCGCGCGGTGGCGCGGTCTCGCGGCGATCCTGGGCGTCGGTGTCACCGCCGTCGGGGTCGTGGTCTTCGTGCTGCCGGCCATCCTCGAGGGGAGCAGCCCGATCGCCGTCGCGCTGACCGCGTCGAGCGCGCTGCTGTTCGTCGTCCTCTACCTCGCCCACGGCCTCAGCGCCCGCACCAGCGCCGCGCTCGTCGGCACCCTGCTGAGCCTCGGCATCTGCGCGGCCCTGTCGAGCCTGTCGGTCGACCTCACCCGCATCACGGGGCTGTCGTCGGAGGAGACCGTCGCGCTGCAGGGCTTCGCCGCCGGGGTCGACGTGCGCGAGCTGCTGCTGTGCGGCTTCGTGATCGGCGCGCTCGGCGTGCTCAACGACGTCACCATCACCCAGTCGAGCGCGGTCTTCGAGCTGCGCGCGAGCGACCCGCTGGCGAGCCGGCTCGCCGTCTACCGCAGGGCGATGCGCATCGGTCGCGACCACATCGCCAGCAGCGTCTACACGCTGGTGTTCGCCTACGCCGGCGCGGCCCTGCCGCTGCTGCTCGTCTTCACGCTGCTCGACCGGCCGGTCGGCCAGGTCCTCACCGGTGATCTCATCGCCGTGGAGCTGGTCCGCACGGCCGTGGGCACGATCGGTCTGGTGCTGTCGGTGCCCATCACCACGGCCGTCGCGTCGCTCGTGGCGGGGCAGGCCGGTGCTCAGGCCAGGACGGCGAAGGCCACCACGTTGTCGCGGTAG
- a CDS encoding isoprenyl transferase encodes MTRPPTRPPTPHPSGARPPAIPKDLVPRHVAIVMDGNGRWAKDRGLPRTKGHEAGEASLFDVVEGAIELGIGHVSAYAFSTENWKRSPDEVRFLMGFNRDVIRRRRDEMHELGVRVRWAGRRPRLWRSVINELEAAEELTRRNRVCTLTMCVNYGGRAEIADAAKALALDVAAGRLDPAKVDERVLARYLDEPDMPDVDLFLRTSGEQRTSNFLLWQSAYAELVFVPELWPDVDRRVLWRACETYASRDRRYGGAVPNEVAE; translated from the coding sequence ATGACGCGACCACCGACCCGGCCGCCGACGCCGCACCCCAGCGGTGCCCGCCCGCCGGCGATCCCGAAGGACCTCGTACCCCGCCACGTCGCGATCGTCATGGACGGCAACGGCCGCTGGGCCAAGGACCGCGGGCTGCCGCGCACGAAGGGCCACGAGGCGGGCGAGGCGTCGCTGTTCGACGTCGTCGAGGGGGCGATCGAGCTCGGCATCGGTCACGTCAGCGCCTACGCCTTCTCGACGGAGAACTGGAAGCGCAGCCCCGACGAGGTGCGCTTCCTCATGGGCTTCAACCGCGACGTCATCCGCCGCCGCCGCGACGAGATGCACGAGCTCGGGGTGCGGGTCCGCTGGGCCGGCCGCCGCCCACGGCTGTGGCGCTCGGTCATCAACGAGCTCGAAGCGGCGGAGGAGCTGACCCGCCGCAACCGGGTCTGCACCCTGACGATGTGCGTCAACTACGGCGGTCGTGCCGAGATCGCCGACGCCGCGAAGGCTCTCGCCCTCGACGTCGCGGCCGGCCGGCTCGACCCGGCGAAGGTCGACGAGCGGGTCCTCGCGCGCTACCTCGACGAGCCCGACATGCCCGACGTCGACCTCTTCCTGCGCACCAGCGGCGAGCAGCGGACGTCGAACTTCCTGCTCTGGCAGAGCGCCTACGCCGAGCTGGTCTTCGTGCCGGAGCTGTGGCCCGACGTCGACCGGCGGGTGCTGTGGCGGGCCTGCGAGACCTACGCCTCGCGCGACCGTCGCTACGGCGGCGCGGTCCCCAACGAGGTGGCCGAGTGA
- the recO gene encoding DNA repair protein RecO, with the protein MTLYRDEGVVLRVQKLGEADRIITVLTRRTGRVRAVAKGVRRTRSKFGASVEPGSHVDLQLYAGRSLDVVNQAETITPYGALLVGDYPRWTTAIAVLETAERLTAEEREPSMRLFLLVIGALRALAGPGTGGGEGPQRDPSLVLDAFLLRAMTVAGYAPALWDCARCGEPGPHRAFSVPAGGVVCAACRPAGSASPPPAALALMTDLLEGDWAGAEGSDPRSRREASGLVAAHLQWHLERGLRSLPLVERT; encoded by the coding sequence GTGACGCTCTACCGGGACGAGGGCGTCGTCCTGCGCGTCCAGAAGCTCGGCGAGGCGGACCGCATCATCACCGTGCTGACCCGGCGCACCGGCCGGGTCAGGGCGGTGGCCAAGGGCGTGCGGCGTACCCGGTCGAAGTTCGGCGCCTCGGTCGAGCCCGGCAGCCACGTCGACCTGCAGCTCTACGCCGGCCGCTCCCTCGACGTGGTCAACCAGGCCGAGACCATCACGCCCTACGGCGCGCTGCTCGTCGGCGACTACCCCCGCTGGACGACCGCGATCGCTGTGCTCGAGACCGCCGAGCGGTTGACCGCGGAGGAGCGCGAGCCGTCGATGCGGCTGTTCCTGCTGGTGATCGGGGCGCTGCGCGCGCTGGCCGGCCCCGGCACCGGGGGCGGTGAGGGTCCCCAGCGCGACCCGTCGCTCGTGCTCGACGCCTTCCTGCTGCGGGCGATGACGGTGGCCGGCTACGCACCCGCGCTGTGGGACTGCGCGCGCTGCGGCGAGCCGGGCCCGCACCGGGCCTTCTCCGTCCCGGCCGGCGGCGTGGTCTGCGCGGCCTGCCGCCCGGCAGGTTCGGCCTCGCCTCCACCGGCCGCGCTCGCGCTGATGACCGACCTGCTCGAGGGCGACTGGGCGGGCGCGGAGGGCTCCGACCCGCGCTCGCGCCGGGAGGCCAGCGGCCTGGTCGCCGCGCACCTGCAGTGGCACCTCGAGCGCGGGCTGCGATCGCTGCCGCTGGTGGAGCGGACATGA
- a CDS encoding EAL domain-containing protein: MTGGPATADRRPPARPYVRRGGWALPPAPPETWVGGGWTAILLVGLLACVVVPGAGLLRDDVTASVPLAGTHALAGVATLLTSYLLLVAASVTGDVRLRWVADGYGLLLVGVLLHATTVLGAGADAGGDAPDRGAALGLAWGLTLPLCVLTAGLAVRSLRWFALLALLLVGLVATAALWTDPLPALVADGVGATTALRGAEAAIAVVALAATVRWWQEVPLGLRGPWGLVLGGLALAPLAAALRAGSMERYDGLWWSGLGVGVAALVVPAVGLVVQGTSGYFRQARRWHQLEAEVRALRTATALLPGRSVTPDDDAGLPEAREVRDLIAAARVKIALQPVVELATGAVVGHEALSRFGGRVPTDRWFRAAGRHGLGAELERLTLRAALALLPQLPASGFLAVNVSPAALTDPEVLALLHDSDLARVVVEITEHEAVADYPQARATLDRLRRFGARIAVDDTGAGFASLRHVLLLQPEVIKLDTSITRDVDTDARQQALVEALVSFASEVGSDVLAEGVETEGQLQALLAIGVPVGQGWHLGLPVIQE, from the coding sequence GTGACGGGCGGACCAGCGACGGCCGACCGACGCCCCCCTGCCCGTCCCTACGTCCGCCGAGGTGGCTGGGCCCTGCCTCCCGCGCCCCCCGAGACGTGGGTCGGCGGCGGCTGGACCGCGATCCTGCTCGTCGGGCTGCTGGCCTGCGTCGTCGTCCCAGGCGCGGGCCTGCTGCGCGACGACGTCACCGCGAGCGTCCCCCTGGCCGGCACGCACGCGCTCGCCGGCGTGGCCACGCTGCTCACGTCGTACCTCCTGCTCGTCGCGGCCTCGGTCACCGGAGATGTCCGTTTGCGCTGGGTCGCCGATGGCTACGGCCTGCTGCTCGTGGGCGTGCTGCTGCATGCGACGACAGTCCTCGGTGCAGGCGCGGACGCAGGCGGCGACGCCCCGGACCGGGGCGCCGCCCTCGGCCTCGCGTGGGGTCTCACCCTGCCGCTGTGCGTCCTGACCGCCGGGCTCGCAGTCCGGTCGCTGCGGTGGTTCGCCCTGCTGGCGCTGCTGCTGGTGGGCCTGGTCGCCACCGCCGCGCTGTGGACCGACCCGCTGCCCGCGCTCGTCGCGGACGGCGTCGGTGCGACGACCGCGCTGCGCGGAGCCGAGGCCGCCATCGCCGTCGTGGCGCTGGCCGCCACTGTGCGCTGGTGGCAGGAGGTGCCTCTCGGTCTGCGTGGGCCGTGGGGGCTGGTGCTCGGCGGGCTGGCGCTCGCGCCGCTGGCCGCCGCGCTGCGCGCGGGGTCGATGGAGAGGTACGACGGGCTCTGGTGGTCAGGGCTCGGCGTCGGGGTGGCCGCCCTGGTCGTGCCCGCGGTGGGGCTGGTCGTGCAGGGCACCAGCGGCTACTTCCGCCAGGCGCGGCGGTGGCACCAGCTCGAGGCCGAGGTGCGCGCGCTGCGGACCGCGACCGCCCTGCTGCCGGGCCGCTCCGTCACCCCCGACGACGACGCGGGGCTGCCCGAGGCGCGGGAGGTCCGCGACCTCATCGCCGCGGCACGGGTGAAGATCGCCCTGCAGCCCGTCGTGGAGCTCGCGACCGGTGCCGTCGTCGGTCACGAGGCGCTCTCGCGCTTCGGCGGCCGGGTGCCCACCGACCGGTGGTTCCGCGCGGCCGGCCGCCACGGTCTCGGCGCGGAGCTCGAGCGGCTGACGCTGCGGGCCGCGCTGGCGCTGCTGCCGCAGCTGCCCGCTTCGGGGTTCCTCGCCGTCAACGTCTCCCCCGCCGCGCTGACCGACCCCGAGGTCCTCGCACTGCTGCACGACAGCGACCTGGCGCGGGTGGTCGTCGAGATCACCGAGCACGAGGCCGTCGCCGACTACCCCCAGGCCCGCGCGACCCTCGACCGGCTGCGGCGCTTCGGTGCCCGCATCGCGGTCGACGACACCGGAGCTGGCTTCGCCTCGCTGCGCCACGTCCTGCTGCTGCAGCCCGAAGTCATCAAGCTCGACACCAGCATCACCCGCGACGTCGACACTGACGCCCGCCAGCAGGCGCTCGTCGAGGCGCTGGTGTCCTTCGCGAGCGAGGTCGGCAGCGACGTGCTCGCGGAGGGCGTGGAGACGGAGGGGCAGCTGCAGGCCCTCTTGGCGATCGGGGTCCCGGTCGGGCAGGGCTGGCACCTCGGCCTGCCCGTCATCCAGGAGTAG
- the era gene encoding GTPase Era yields MSTPHRSGFACFVGRPNAGKSTLTNAILGQKVAITSSRPQTTRHAIRGIVHREDAQLVLVDTPGLHKPRTLLGERLNDLVRETYASVDVVCFCVTADDKVGPGDRFIAQELAQLKTPVIGVVTKTDAAQNKDMIGQQLLALSQLGDWADIIPVSAVDGFQVKLLEDLLVARLPEGPALYPDGELTDEPEQVLIAEFIREAALEGVRDELPHSIAVTIEEMAPRADRPAERPLVDVYATIHVERDSQKAIVLGKGAARLRGVGTMARTQIEALLGTPVYLDLRVTVAKDWQRDPKQLRKLGF; encoded by the coding sequence GTGAGCACCCCGCACCGGTCCGGCTTCGCCTGCTTCGTCGGCCGCCCCAACGCCGGCAAGTCGACCCTGACCAACGCGATCCTCGGCCAGAAGGTCGCCATCACGAGCAGCCGGCCGCAGACGACCCGCCACGCCATCCGCGGCATCGTCCACCGCGAGGACGCCCAGCTCGTGCTGGTCGACACCCCCGGTCTGCACAAGCCGCGGACCCTGCTCGGCGAGCGGCTCAACGACCTCGTCCGCGAGACCTACGCCAGCGTCGACGTCGTCTGCTTCTGCGTGACCGCCGACGACAAGGTCGGTCCGGGCGACCGCTTCATCGCCCAGGAGCTGGCCCAGCTGAAGACCCCGGTCATCGGCGTCGTGACGAAGACCGACGCCGCGCAGAACAAGGACATGATCGGGCAGCAGCTGCTCGCGCTGTCGCAGCTCGGCGACTGGGCCGACATCATCCCGGTCAGCGCCGTCGACGGCTTCCAGGTGAAGCTGCTCGAGGACCTGCTCGTCGCGCGCCTGCCCGAGGGCCCGGCGCTCTACCCGGACGGCGAGCTCACCGACGAGCCCGAGCAGGTCCTCATCGCGGAGTTCATCCGCGAGGCCGCGCTCGAGGGCGTCCGCGACGAGCTGCCGCACTCCATCGCCGTGACCATCGAGGAGATGGCTCCCCGCGCGGATCGGCCGGCCGAGCGCCCGCTGGTCGACGTCTACGCCACCATCCACGTCGAGCGCGACAGCCAGAAGGCGATCGTGCTCGGCAAGGGTGCAGCCCGGCTGCGCGGCGTCGGGACGATGGCGCGCACGCAGATCGAGGCCCTGCTCGGGACGCCGGTCTACCTCGACCTGCGCGTCACGGTCGCGAAGGACTGGCAGCGCGACCCCAAGCAGCTGCGCAAGCTCGGCTTCTAG
- a CDS encoding IS30 family transposase, translated as MAPMDLAEPLDRYLSVDEREEIAIGVAQGLGVNAIARGMGRAPSTVSRELRRHAPPGKPGRYRAVQAQRAAETNRKRPKVPKLVGHKPLRDYVEGALGGKEHWSPEQIANRLPRDFPDDEQMRISHETIYQSLFVQGRGALRAELTKHLRTGRAVRKPRARVTDKQTPIKDMIMISERPAEIEDRAVPGHWEGDLIIGANGRSAVGTLVERTSRVTLLLHLPNDHCALTVRDAITAKMAELPEWLRQSLTWDQGIEMAEHTKLALATDLAVYFCDPHSPWQRGTNENTNGLLRQYLPKGTDLSVYSVQDLLEIEAGLNGRPRKTLDWRTPAEYWTELLSGHR; from the coding sequence ATAGCGCCTATGGATCTTGCTGAACCCTTGGATCGGTACTTGTCGGTGGATGAGCGCGAGGAGATCGCGATCGGCGTCGCGCAGGGTCTCGGGGTGAACGCGATCGCCCGCGGCATGGGTCGGGCGCCGTCGACGGTGAGCCGTGAGCTGCGCCGGCACGCTCCACCGGGCAAGCCAGGGCGGTACCGGGCTGTGCAGGCGCAGCGGGCGGCTGAGACCAACCGCAAGCGGCCGAAGGTGCCCAAGCTCGTGGGGCACAAGCCGTTGCGGGACTACGTCGAGGGCGCGCTGGGGGGTAAGGAGCACTGGAGCCCGGAGCAGATCGCGAACCGGCTCCCGCGGGACTTCCCCGACGATGAGCAGATGCGCATCAGCCACGAGACGATCTACCAGTCGCTGTTCGTGCAGGGACGCGGAGCGCTGCGCGCTGAGCTCACCAAGCATCTGAGGACCGGACGCGCCGTGCGCAAGCCACGCGCTCGCGTGACGGACAAGCAGACCCCCATCAAAGACATGATCATGATCTCGGAGCGGCCGGCGGAGATCGAGGACCGGGCCGTGCCCGGGCACTGGGAGGGCGACCTCATCATCGGCGCCAACGGGCGTTCAGCCGTCGGGACGCTCGTGGAGCGCACCAGCCGCGTCACACTGCTGCTGCACCTCCCCAACGACCACTGCGCGCTGACCGTCCGTGACGCGATCACCGCGAAGATGGCTGAACTCCCAGAGTGGCTTCGCCAGTCGCTGACCTGGGACCAGGGCATCGAGATGGCCGAGCACACCAAGCTCGCCCTCGCGACCGACCTCGCGGTCTACTTCTGCGACCCGCACAGCCCCTGGCAGCGCGGAACGAACGAGAACACCAACGGGCTGCTGCGCCAGTACCTGCCCAAAGGCACCGACCTGTCCGTGTACAGCGTGCAGGACCTCCTCGAGATCGAGGCCGGCCTCAACGGCCGCCCACGCAAGACACTCGACTGGCGCACGCCCGCCGAGTACTGGACCGAGCTACTGTCCGGACACCGCTAG
- a CDS encoding cytidine deaminase, with translation MSSPVDSEDAKIVTLARSARTRAHAPHTTLAEGAAVRDTDGRTYAASTVENRDPALTTSALRGAVAAAASSGARAFEAAVVVTDGLVSSADLAVLREFGVGTPVLVAGPDGTLRETLST, from the coding sequence GTGAGCTCCCCGGTGGACAGCGAGGACGCCAAGATCGTGACCCTGGCGCGCAGCGCGCGGACCAGGGCGCACGCGCCGCACACGACGCTGGCCGAGGGGGCTGCGGTCCGCGACACCGACGGGCGGACCTACGCCGCGTCGACCGTCGAGAACCGCGACCCGGCGCTGACGACGTCTGCGCTGCGGGGGGCGGTCGCGGCGGCGGCGTCCTCGGGCGCCCGCGCCTTCGAGGCCGCGGTGGTCGTCACCGACGGGCTGGTGTCGTCGGCGGACCTGGCGGTGCTGCGCGAGTTCGGCGTCGGCACCCCCGTGCTGGTCGCCGGCCCGGACGGCACGCTGCGCGAGACCCTGTCGACGTGA
- a CDS encoding hemolysin family protein gives MSLLTDGGPIVAAVLFVVLAGLFGCLEAALSRMSRARVTELVRDGRAGAQRLSEVLEEPGRVVNLLLLLRLACELSAAGLVTSYCVDRIPGSLAVVVAVAVMVVVDYVFVGVALRTVGRQQAERVSLGGAGIAWLLVRVFGPLPTLLILVGNAVTPGKGFRDGPFSTEAELRDLVEIAQKRGVVEESERNMIESVFELGDTIVREVMVPRTDVVTIERGKTVKQALNLLLRSGFSRVPVIGDNADEVLGVVYLKDLVRKERAEGGGALKVEEVMRPPAFVPESKPVDELLREMQAKLGHVAIVVDEYGGTAGLVTIEDIVEEIVGEITDEYDREAPAVEELPDGTRRVTARLSVEDLEELYGVTLPHEDVETVGGLLATALGRVPIPGATVTIDGLQLVAESAKGRRNRIGTVLVSRVPANEG, from the coding sequence GTGAGCCTGCTCACGGACGGCGGCCCCATCGTCGCCGCGGTCCTGTTCGTCGTCCTGGCGGGGCTGTTCGGCTGTCTCGAGGCGGCCCTGTCGCGGATGTCGCGCGCGCGCGTCACCGAGCTCGTGCGCGACGGCAGAGCGGGTGCGCAGCGGCTGTCCGAGGTGCTCGAGGAGCCCGGGCGCGTCGTCAACCTCCTGCTCCTGCTGCGGCTGGCCTGCGAGCTCTCCGCTGCCGGCCTCGTCACGTCGTACTGCGTCGACCGGATCCCCGGCTCGCTCGCCGTCGTCGTGGCGGTCGCGGTGATGGTGGTCGTCGACTACGTCTTCGTCGGCGTGGCGCTGCGCACCGTCGGCCGCCAGCAGGCCGAGCGGGTCTCGCTCGGCGGGGCCGGGATCGCGTGGCTGCTCGTGCGCGTCTTCGGGCCGCTGCCGACGCTGCTCATCCTGGTCGGCAACGCCGTGACCCCGGGCAAGGGCTTTCGCGATGGGCCGTTCTCCACGGAGGCCGAGCTGCGAGACCTCGTCGAGATCGCGCAGAAGCGCGGCGTCGTCGAGGAGTCCGAGCGCAACATGATCGAGTCGGTCTTCGAGCTCGGCGACACCATCGTGCGCGAGGTGATGGTCCCGCGCACCGACGTCGTGACGATCGAGCGCGGCAAGACCGTCAAGCAGGCCCTCAACCTGCTGCTGCGCAGCGGTTTCTCCCGCGTCCCCGTCATCGGCGACAACGCCGACGAGGTCCTCGGCGTGGTCTACCTCAAGGACCTGGTGCGCAAGGAGCGGGCCGAGGGCGGAGGCGCCCTCAAGGTCGAGGAGGTCATGCGGCCGCCCGCCTTCGTGCCCGAGAGCAAGCCGGTCGACGAGCTGCTGCGCGAGATGCAGGCCAAGCTCGGCCACGTCGCGATCGTCGTCGACGAGTACGGCGGCACCGCTGGCCTCGTGACGATCGAGGACATCGTCGAGGAGATCGTGGGGGAGATCACCGACGAGTACGACCGCGAGGCGCCGGCGGTCGAGGAGCTGCCTGACGGCACCCGCCGGGTCACCGCGCGGCTGTCCGTCGAGGACCTCGAGGAGCTCTACGGCGTGACGCTCCCGCACGAGGACGTCGAGACCGTCGGTGGCCTGCTCGCGACCGCCCTCGGCCGGGTGCCGATCCCGGGCGCCACCGTGACCATCGACGGGCTGCAGCTCGTCGCCGAGAGCGCCAAGGGGCGCCGCAACCGGATCGGGACGGTGCTCGTGAGCCGCGTCCCGGCGAACGAAGGGTGA
- the ybeY gene encoding rRNA maturation RNase YbeY gives MSIEVANESGVVVDEVMLVRVARHVLDTLGVSPLAELSLLIVDVDAMEKLHVRWMGEPGPTDVLAFPMDELDLRGSRGVGHGAHGHDDGDDVGPAVLGDVVLCPVVAERQAAAAGHSTEDELQLLCTHGVLHLLGYDHGDAEEHAEMFGLQGTLLASWQEARSR, from the coding sequence ATGAGCATCGAGGTCGCCAACGAGTCAGGGGTCGTCGTCGACGAGGTGATGCTCGTGCGCGTCGCCCGCCACGTGCTCGACACCCTCGGCGTCTCGCCGCTGGCTGAGCTGTCCCTGCTGATCGTCGACGTCGACGCGATGGAGAAGCTCCACGTCCGGTGGATGGGCGAGCCCGGTCCCACCGACGTGCTGGCCTTCCCGATGGACGAGCTCGACCTGCGCGGCTCGCGCGGAGTAGGCCACGGCGCGCACGGTCACGACGACGGTGACGACGTCGGGCCCGCTGTGCTCGGCGACGTCGTGCTCTGCCCGGTCGTGGCGGAGCGGCAGGCCGCGGCGGCCGGCCACTCCACCGAGGACGAGCTGCAGCTGCTGTGCACCCACGGGGTGCTGCACCTGCTCGGCTACGACCACGGCGACGCCGAGGAGCACGCCGAGATGTTCGGTCTGCAGGGGACGCTTCTCGCGTCGTGGCAGGAGGCCCGCTCCCGGTGA
- a CDS encoding PhoH family protein, giving the protein MVSLLGSRDELLAVIEEALDSDVHVRGNEITLTGAPADNAIATRLFEELISLLDKGQSLSGDAVERSLAMLRTGGSDRPADVLTLNIVSNRGRTIRPKTVNQKRYVEAIDRHTVVFGIGPAGTGKTYLAMAKAVQALQAKQVNRIILTRPAVEAGEKLGFLPGTLTEKIDPYLRPLYDALHDMVDVESIPRLMASGTIEVAALGYLRGRSLNDAFIILDEAQNTTAEQMKMFLTRLGFGSKMVVTGDITQIDLPGGAVSGLKVVREILEGIDDVSFTYLSSDDVVRHKLVARIVDAYEQYDAELATSRGPNGPQRAPGRRDDTRRSGR; this is encoded by the coding sequence ATGGTCAGCCTGCTCGGCAGTCGCGACGAGCTGCTCGCGGTCATCGAGGAGGCCCTCGACAGCGACGTCCACGTCCGCGGCAACGAGATCACCCTGACCGGTGCCCCGGCCGACAACGCGATCGCGACCCGGCTGTTCGAGGAGCTCATCTCGCTGCTCGACAAGGGCCAGTCGCTGTCGGGCGACGCGGTCGAGCGCTCGCTCGCGATGCTGCGCACCGGCGGGTCCGACCGTCCCGCCGACGTGCTCACCCTCAACATCGTCTCCAACCGGGGCCGCACGATCCGGCCGAAGACGGTCAACCAGAAGCGCTACGTCGAGGCGATCGACCGCCACACCGTGGTCTTCGGGATCGGCCCCGCCGGCACCGGCAAGACCTACCTCGCGATGGCCAAGGCCGTGCAGGCGCTGCAGGCCAAGCAGGTCAACCGGATCATCCTCACCCGGCCGGCGGTCGAGGCGGGGGAGAAGCTCGGCTTCCTGCCCGGCACGCTCACCGAGAAGATCGACCCCTACCTGCGACCGCTCTACGACGCCCTGCACGACATGGTCGACGTCGAGTCCATCCCGCGGCTGATGGCGAGCGGGACCATCGAGGTCGCGGCGCTCGGCTACCTGCGCGGGCGGTCCCTCAACGACGCCTTCATCATCCTCGACGAGGCGCAGAACACCACGGCCGAGCAGATGAAGATGTTCCTCACCCGGCTCGGCTTCGGCAGCAAGATGGTCGTCACCGGCGACATCACGCAGATCGACCTCCCGGGAGGTGCGGTCTCAGGGCTCAAGGTCGTTCGCGAGATCCTCGAGGGCATCGACGACGTGAGCTTCACCTACCTGTCGTCGGACGACGTCGTCCGCCACAAGCTGGTGGCGCGCATCGTGGACGCCTATGAGCAGTACGACGCGGAGCTCGCCACGAGCCGCGGCCCGAACGGCCCGCAGCGAGCACCCGGCCGCCGCGACGACACCCGGAGGTCCGGACGATGA
- a CDS encoding histidine triad nucleotide-binding protein — protein MSDCLFCRIVAGEIPAEVVHEGPRTMAFRDVSPQAPTHVLVVPRDHHDDAASLAAADPAYLGEVLAAATEVAALEGLAEGYRLVTNTGPAAGQSVQHLHVHVLGGRSLSWPPG, from the coding sequence GTGAGCGACTGCCTGTTCTGCCGGATCGTCGCGGGCGAGATCCCCGCCGAGGTCGTCCACGAGGGGCCGCGCACGATGGCCTTCCGCGACGTGTCGCCGCAGGCGCCGACCCACGTCCTCGTCGTACCCCGTGACCACCATGACGACGCCGCGTCGCTCGCGGCCGCCGACCCGGCGTACCTCGGTGAGGTCCTGGCCGCGGCGACCGAGGTTGCCGCGCTCGAGGGGCTGGCCGAGGGCTACCGCCTCGTCACCAACACCGGGCCGGCCGCGGGGCAGTCCGTGCAGCACCTGCACGTCCACGTCCTCGGCGGGCGCAGCCTCAGCTGGCCGCCCGGCTAA
- a CDS encoding SigE family RNA polymerase sigma factor, with amino-acid sequence MSDRPLSPDEVLTALYTAHYRGLVRLAAFLLHDRDSAEEVVQDAYVKVHGRWRGVRDLDKGEAYLRQTVVNLSRSRLRHRTVEVKHAPSPLPDAMSAESGAMESLERSTVVHALSLLPQRQREAIVLRYYADLSEAQTAHAMGISAGAVKSHTSRGMAALRTTLLEEL; translated from the coding sequence GTGTCCGACCGGCCGCTGTCCCCCGACGAGGTCCTCACCGCGCTCTACACCGCGCACTACCGCGGGCTGGTGCGGCTGGCGGCGTTCCTGCTGCACGACCGCGACAGCGCCGAGGAGGTCGTGCAGGACGCCTACGTCAAGGTGCACGGCCGGTGGCGCGGGGTGCGCGACCTCGACAAGGGCGAGGCCTACCTGCGCCAGACCGTCGTCAACCTGTCCCGCTCGCGGCTGCGCCACCGCACGGTCGAGGTCAAGCACGCTCCGTCGCCGCTCCCGGACGCGATGTCCGCGGAGTCGGGAGCGATGGAGTCGCTGGAGCGGTCCACCGTCGTGCACGCGCTGTCCCTGCTCCCGCAGCGGCAGCGTGAGGCGATCGTCCTGCGCTACTACGCCGACCTGTCCGAGGCCCAGACCGCCCACGCGATGGGCATCAGCGCCGGCGCCGTGAAGAGCCACACGTCACGCGGCATGGCCGCGCTGCGGACCACCCTGCTGGAGGAGCTGTGA